ATGCTTTGATTTATACAACTTATCCTAATACTCTAATATTGTCTGTCGCTATGGACCACTAGAAGGTGTTCAAATGTGACCTTGCCCTCACCTGAGAATGACACATTTTTCAGTTTGTATTGTTTCATATGAAGGCTTTTGCTAGTTTGACCATTCCTCGATTCTTTGCTATTGTCTGATTAATTTCTCTATAAACCTTATTTTTCACTTCCTTAATACCTGAAGCCAGCCTgcttatattttcctttcactgaGATAgaatattgtttttctgtttctctttcatgACTATCTTCAATCACCACAGCAGCCTAAAAAGTTCTCTAGACCTTTTTGTGAACACAGAGGTATTTGGGTCCCCACtaattaaatatgcaaaatagCTGCTGGAATATGTTTGAGACACAACTTCTCTAAAAGTgcattaatttctttcttaacaGGGCACCTTCTTGCGTTTATATTATCCATCCCAAGATGATGATCGCCTTGACACCCTTTGGATcccaaataaagaatatttttgggGTCTTAGCAAATTTCTTGGAACACACTGGCTTATGGGCAACATTTTGAGGTTACTCTTTGGTAAGATTTCTGTTGATCCTTCTTTGTAGGCTCTCGCGTATAAGAAAACCTTGAAAACAACAAGAATTTCAAGTAGTTAAGACCATAGTAGATTTTTCTCCAGTCCAAACAGCTCCTAAAATGATAAGGAAAGTGTTTCTTTAAAGCCCAGGCAACTACGACAGAATCAAGGTTCTCATTTTGTCCTTTCTGAGTTGGATGGGAGTGGCCGAGAGTATCAGACTGACTCTGACATCTTTCTGTGGCTGCTCTTTAGTTTTCATCTGACATACCATAGAGAAGGCAATACCGTGGTGAGAATAGCAGGTTATTTGGTGTGGCCACTATCCCGCATGGTCTGTGCTAAAGttagacaaaaagagaaagaaagtagaagcCATAGAACTCTCCAGATCCAAAACAAAGGAGTCAAAGCTAATGCCTTTCTTGTCATACATGAAGAGACTCTACTTTCATTCCCATCACCTACCCCCATCACTAAGACAATCTGATGTGCATTCTTCACTTACTGTCTACATTCTACTAATACAGACTTTTTGTTCCTTATCTGTTTGACTAGACACTACTGTTGGGCTGATGTTAACTGTGTATTCACATTTACCCCTCAAAACGATCTACAAATTTTGGGATTCATCTTAAACATCAGCctctaattttcttaaaaaccaCTTATAACAGACATAAAAATAGCATAACTGCATATTTATGTTGCAAAATAACTTATAAATCACTTCCATAGCAATCATCACATTCAGTCTTTATGACTGCATCTGCATTTTATAGAcgagaaaatgaaacacaaatgatTGCTGATAATAATGGTGACAATAAAAATTGAGAAGTGAaagaatatttccattttttgagcCCCTTACTACGTGAGGGAtaggtgctttacatatattacctaATTAAGTAAAATTCTCACAAAAACACTATGAAAGAGATATCATTTTCTCAAGTTTACAGAAAAGGAATCCGAAGCACAGAAAgtttaaggaacttgcccaagatccatagctaggaagtggcagagttaCATCCATGACTCAGTATGAAGTCAGTGGTTTCTCTACCTTTTGCTGCATGATTATGACCAAATCATAATGAACAGAGTCTCTGTTTCTTAGATTCTGGCTCTCAGTGTAATGTATCCAAGGTTTTATGGGTAGTTTGGTTTCAGAACAttccctttaaaatttttccaaaaccTGGGAATGGCAATTAAGTAGCAGCCTTTATGAATACACGTATGAGTAGGAAAATCTCTCACCTTAAGTCCAGAGCTGTCAGTAAGAACTCATTTTTAATGATCCTATGGTCTGAGGAAAGAACTtacgctgggtgcggtggctcatgcctgtaatcccagcactttgtggggctgaggcgggtggatcacctgaggtcgggagttcgcgaccagcttgaccaacatggagaaaccccgtctctactaaaaatacaaaattagccgggcgtggtggcgcatgcttgtactctcagctaatcgggaggctgaagcaggagaatcgcttgaacctgggaggcagaggttgcagtgagccgagattgtgccattgcactccagcctgggcaacaagagcaaaactctatctcaaaaaaaaaaaaaaaaaaaaaacttacagttCAACTCTTTTGTTGGTGGGTATCTAGTAGCAGTCTTTTTAATGAATctactattcatccataaaaaagtTGATATAAATCAGATGGGTCTGCATTTTATGCTAATGAGATATGAATTAAATTCACTAGCAACACTCAGAGAAAACCTTAACTATAACCTTCCACTGTTGTCTAGGTTCAATGACAACTCCTGCAAACTGGAATTCCCCTCTGAGGCCTGGTGAAAAATATCCACTTGTTGTTTTTTCTCATGGTCTTGGGGCATTCAGGTAATGTTTGAGAGGTTGAACAATTTTAGCTTCCAGGaacaaatgacaatttttttattcAAGAAAGAAATAGCAGATTTTGGAATGTCATGCAGGCCCTTGTCTGGAAGAGTTGGGGTTCCTCAATAATTGGCTGTGGGTCTATTGATCAGTCCTAGCCCTGTCTGGTCAAGTAGTTTTCTCCCTACTACCAGCTCATTGGGATTAGCCTTACAGCAGAGAAGAAAGGGTGTTGCATTTTTATAGTTGTCCTTCATTATTGTAATATTTACACTCTTAAAATTATCCTCCATAAAGTTTAGAACTTTTGAGAAACCAATTTTAGATTAGCTGTGAAAGGCATTTATTAAGAGAAATATCTGTGAAGGCAACAGAAGGAGCAGGAAAAGATGGGGAGACCCTTTGGACCATGACAGAGGTTGGACACCTGAAAAGGTgatggggaagggaaaaggatTGGATAAGAAGAGCTTCAGACTGAAGCATGGTTCTAAGAAATAATTGAGCCAGGCCAGTGGAAGGAGTGCTTGACTATATTTGCTTATCAAGAGGCCTGTATCTCATAGGAATGGGCTAATGTTAGTACCCATGCTGTGCCAAGTCTCTGGGAGCAGCTCACTGGATGCTTAGCTTCCACTTGACCATGGTGATGGATCTAGGGGGGCAAGAGCTGGATAGGGTCTTTAGTAAGCTATGCAGTCTGTAGCATGAGAGCTGAGTGGCATATTTTCATAACAACAACCACCCTCTTCACTTTCTTCCACCACTTTCTCACCTGTCGCCCCTCTTCTACCTCAGAGGATtgtaaaactcagaaaataagaGAGATGGCTTTTAGCTGGGAAGAAGTTGGGTAGCACTTGCAATAAAGAATtctcttcagcactttaaatgtaGTTCAGCAAGCTATTTGATTTCTCCTACACTAGTGATTGGCAAATTAGAACCCaagggccaaatccagcccactgcctatttctgtaaagttttattagaacacagccacacccattcatttttGTACACtgtctatggctacttttgtCCTAAAACAGCAGAGTTCAGTAGCGGTGACAAagactgtatggcccacaaagctggaaatatttactctctggctttcaacagaaaaagtttgctataACCTGTGCTATATCATTTCCCCCTCTTGAAAAGGTCCTGTATCTTCAGCAATAAAGACATAGTTTCTAGCTACCTCCTTTTTATTCTCTGTGGACATTTCCTATTGAATGCATGGTATGAGGAAAAGGTTGTGCAAATGAAGCTGTGGAAGAGAGCATAAATGCAGTGCATAGCACATGATTTTTCAACCATTTCACCCAGTCCAATCAtttaaataatagctaacatttgttaaGTATTTACCTGTTTCTAATATGAGTATAAgtactgaaaatgttttaattcaatTGATCCTCACTGATGAGGTAGCATACTATTATagtatcaccattttatagataaggaaccAAGGCAGAGAAAATATTGTGACTTATTAAAGGTACACAGCTAACAAGCGGTAGAACCAGGGTTCAAACTCAGTGGTCAGACTGCAGGTCTCATTCTTGTAACTACCATACTGTACTGCTTTCCTATATACATTATCTTAGCAAAACCTTACAACTACCCTAAAACAAATGCTTTACTCTaggcccattttacaggtgaggacaaAAATGCAGTAATTACCTAAAATCATATagctgggaagtggcagagccaagattaaAAACCCAAAACTCTCAAAGGCAATATTTATAATCACTGCCCTGGGTTTTCTCAACTTTAGTAGTCTTGACATTTTGGACAAGATAATCTCTTGTTGTGAAGGGttgccctgtgcattgtaggatgtttgaCAGCATCCCTCTACCCACTAGACACCAGAAATATCCTCGCCCACATTTGTGATAATGAAAATacctccagacattgtcaaatatcCCCTAAGGAACACAATCACCCTCCTTTAAGAACCATAgctctccactccaccccaggGCACTACTACAGGGGTATAATGGCCTCCATGTTCCCAGTTTTATTAGTGGACTCAGCCTTGTAATCATGACGGGTAGTTGTAATGGTtccctctttttgttttaaaggacACTTTATTCTGCTATTGGCATTGACCTGGCATCTCATGGGTTTATAGTTGCTGCTGTAGAACACAGGTATGTTACCTGATAGAATTGGGCTCTTTGGCCAACTACAGGGAATGTCAATGCTCATAACTATGTTTCTAATTttcataaaagtttatttaaaatgttgatggaACTTTCAAGTATGGCAACATGATGAGCAAAAAAGGAGATTGAGTTTATCGACTTAAAAGACTTAAAAGCACCTAACATTTCTAGAGTGTTTATTGCCTGCCATGTCCTATGCGAAATGTTTTTAATACACCATTTCATTCAGTCTTCATAACAATCCTATGAtatggttattattattgttgttgttgttttaaggaaGAGGAATATAGAGGTGATAAAgggtaatttgcccaaagtcacacaactagtaagcgGCAGTGCCGGGATTTGATTCCTGAGAGTGAGTTTCAACATGGCTAACATTGCCTCCCAGAATTAGGAAGATAGAATGGATTGAGTTTACCTGCAACTTGACGATAGACAATAAGGTTTTTTTCCTGGAACTCTTTTACAGTCTTCTttaatttaagagaaaatatagagtggaagaagaaagggaagtcaAAAGATCAGAGGAATTTGAGTCAATGATGGAACTGAGAAACACGGGTCAgatgaggaagggaaggagcatacataaataataattttgcttGTATTATAGAGATAGATCTGCATCTGCAACTTACTATTTCAAGGACCAATCTGCTGCAGAAATAGGGGACAAGTCTTGGCTCTACCTTAGAACCCTGAAACAAGAGGAGGAGACACATATACGAAATGAGCAGGTACACTGCAGTGAAAGGAGAGGTGGTTGGTGACCTAAAAGCATGTACAAAAGGATGACATTTGTTAATTTAGTTTTACAGATGGCAAGTTATGCTCCTAGCTCTCCTATTTCCCATTCCCAAAAGATCTGTCAGTAGATTCCTGGAGTAGTAAAATTCCCTTAATGGAATATCTAGTTCAtagtaaaaataaaggcaaatacaaaaatttgggaGATGACAGTGAATATTCAGAATTCCCTTGAATTAAAACTTCTAATTTTAGAATCTAAAAAGTgctagaaaataaattaatagattcTTCCTCACAGGCAATATAAAAAGACTACTTTTCAGAGAGGCAGTATACAATAGAATTAAGAGTATGGGCCTTAGAACCCAATTTTCtatgtttgaatcctggctccaccacttaattttgttataaaataatgaataaaaacgTTATTTGTCTTACAGAGCTATTACGGCAGTTAAGTGAAGCATATTGGCATCCTCTTTATGGTGGGTGTTTTATATGTGTCATTACATTTGAGTCCACCCACATTTCCTTTAGGTAGGCATTATTATACAATCAAtggaaactcagagaggttaagtaaatcaTCTCAAGTTACATAGTAGGTAAGcaacagagccaggatttggacTAAGCTATACCTATGTGCACAGCTGGGGCCTGTGTCATTATGGTAGCATGTGATAGTCACTAATCACATTTCCAGTTTATAACTGACCAACGATTTTTCCCACATACAGCTTCTACCTAAACTTTAAAATAAGTGTTATAACTTTTTACTTTGTCATTTCCTTCTTCTAATAATTATATTAGGTACggcaaagagcaaaagaatgtTCCCAAGCTCTCAGTCTGATTCTTGACATTGATCATGGAAAGCCAGTGAAAAATGCATTAGATTTAAAGTTTGATATGGAACAACTGAAGGTAAGCTataaaaagaagtaatttttcTCTTGTCCTACAgttctttattgtttttgtcatctaATTTTCTGCTATATTGCAAGGTACAACATGATAAAGGGCTGCAACCACCCCCCTCCCCaacgcacacacacatagacacacaaagCAGTACAGGTAAAGTATTGCAGCAATGAAGAATGCATTATCTTGGACTAGATATGAAATTGCCAAAAGTTAGTCAGTTTTGATCTACAAAAACAGCAATGTCATATGGTTCAACTCAACTCCTGTGGAAGTATTATTATTTCATGGACAGCTCCTGCATGTTTTTAAGCTTGATCTTGAAAACTTGACACAAGTTTGGGAGCGGGTGGAAAAATATCAGACAGAGTGGGCAGCATGAGCAAAGACTCAAaagtgtgtgtggcatgtggaGTGCAGGGATTAGGGGGAACTAGAGAATAAGATGATGGTCTGTTCTCCAGATACAATGAAGAAATTTGTTATCCCTCAAGCAGCCACTCTCTTCTGTATCCTTGCCTTTGTACATGTTGTCCCCTTGGCCTGACACACCCTTCCCCTTGCCTAACTCCTACCTAATTTCAAGACTCCAGTTGAGCATCACCTCCTCTAAGAAGCTTTCTTGGACCCCAGTGCCCACTTCTGGACCAGGCTTGCTGTCTGTCATGTGTGCCCCTTTGTAGCACTGTACTGTATTGCATCATGCCTCTGTATAACTTTCTTCCCTGATGGACTGCAAGCTCACTGAAATGAGActgcagtacctggcacagagtaagtactcaataaatactcatggaatgaacaaacaaataaacatgggGTGAGGAAAGGCAGAAGTCAGAACTGATGTTGAAGTTTCCAGTGTGGTGACTACAAAGACCATTAAGTTTACTTTCAAAcctttacatatgttatatatatttgtaaatgtgttttatatatgtatgtatatatgtatatgtgtgtatggtatgtataaatgtgtgtgtgtatatgtatattctattttataagaaatcaaagtatttaaCCATCCCCATGAAATGAACAATTATATGATTGACAAAATCATTTCTTCTAACACCAAGAGATAGCTATAAATTTATATCATGCTTTTTCAAATAGGACTCTATCGATAGAGAAAAAATAGCAGTAATTGGACATTCTTTTGGTGGAGCAACGGTTATTCAGACTCTTAGTGAAGATCAGAGATTCAGGTAAGAAAATAAGATAGTAAAGCAAGAGAATAGTAAATTATTGGAAGAGGGCGAGTGATAACTCATGcaagatataattttttattcaaattctTAGTGAAGAAGGGATCTCTTGGAGTTTATAAGGCTATTCTTCTGCCCCCATAAAATACTCTATATACATTTTCCTAGGCTAAAACATCTACTTCTCCTGCTATTAAAATCTCCCCCTACTCCCATATGTTTTCCCTCATTATTCTTGTTTACCTAAGGGCTTAACACTTTTcagttaaaaatttatttttatatcattttttgtgACAGAATGATTGTGATAATAATATTGTCATCTTACAGTATTGCCAGTCTTCTCCAGTGGGCAGGACATTTTTTAATTAGGGTTTTCCCCCTTTCACCTTTAAGATGGAGCTGGATCTAAAATTACGATTATTAGGGTAGGAGTTGGGACAAGACCCCAGTTTTCTAGCTTGCAggagcattttctttcttaaactaCTTCATTCCAGACTGATGAGATCACATAGGACAAACCGTACAGAGAGTGGGCAGGATCATTTTTGAAACTTCACCTCAAATCCTTAAAAGTCCATTTCAGTGTTAAGAGAATTCTCCTCTTTCATCCATTTAGCAAAAGATCAGGAAACATAGGATAAACCtacttttaaaaaggaagttagtttcattttcaaatgatATGCTCCATATGTTTTTCTTCAACCCTCAGACAGTTTTTCAGCTGAAGTGCCTCTAAATATAAAGTAATGGGCCCAGTTGTTACTCTAAAAAAGCTATAATAAATACACTACAAGGTGCATAAAAGCTCTGAAAACAAAGGtgcatttattatactttttcagGTACTCCACAGTGTTGAAGAAATTATtatgtattctaaaatttattttgaataaaaagttTTAAGGATATATCACTCAAATGGTTGCAATTCCTAAAAGgcatataaagaaaatgattatatataattcCAGGTCTGCTACTTTACAAAGTTAATCATATCCCTTTCCCACATTGAAGTATAATACCTCTTTATTCCAATGAGATAACCCATAATAAACTGGTATGGTGCGTGTCCACCAATCCTAGCATTATTAGGATGTCCTCAATGTTGGCTAGTATGTAACCAGTTTAATTTCATCATTGTCAACAAATACCTACAGATGTGGTATTGCCCTGGATGCATGGATGTTTCCACTGGGTGATGAAGTATATTCCAGAATTCCTCAGCCCCTATTTTTTATCAACTCTGAATATTTCCAATATCCTGCtaatatcataaaaatgaaaaaatgctacTCACctgataaagaaagaaagatgattaCAATCAGGTAAGTATTAGTGACTTATTTCGTTATCTGAAACAAACTTGAAGCTTGGGTAAATATCAATCGATATCATTTGGTAACCATTACAGAATTGCTGAATTGGTTGTTTAGACTTTCAATAAGGAGAGAATTAGATAATCTCAGTTTCTAAGTACATTTAGtcttactctttttaaaatgggaatgttaatgtatatagtatatatactggttatattagtctgttcttgcattgctatatagaaatacctgagactgggtaatttataaagaaaagaggtttcattggctcacagttctgcagcctgtacaggaagcatgatgctggcatccgcttggcttctggggaggcctcaggaaacttaacgattatggtggaaggcaactGGGGCGTGAGCACTTCGCATGGCCAGAGCAGTAGGAAGAGAGGGATGGGTGAAGGTactgcacacttttaaataaccaggtctcacaagaactcactgtcacaatgacagcaccaagggggatggtgtgaaaccatgagaaactgctcccatgttccaatcacctcccaccagtccctaCCTCTGACACCGGGGATTCCAATTTGACATgtgatttggtggggacacagatccaaactatatcactggtAATTAAAATTAGCATTATACTACATGCTACTTTAATCTAAACACCAGAATATGCCTACAGATTTTTGGGGGTAGAGCTAGGCGGAAGTATTCCATCATTAGGCTGGGCTAGgaactctttaaagaaaaagtcaGATTATCTATTGAGACCTGCAATATACTTACCTGTTGAGAAAGAATATGAGTTTATAAATTCCCCAAAGCTATAATGGGGTGCCATCAAGTGTTGGCAATTCTTGTATCCTGGAGGTGAAAAAGAACTCCTGATAAGGTTTCGAACTCTCAATGAGATATTACAAAGCAAAGATGGACCTGAACTCACCCCTTTCCTATCTGAAACCTGGTTTATTtaggagaagagaagaggcaggaaagaaaTATACAGAGTATAGGCAATAAACAGTATGGGCTCAGAGAATAGAGGGGTCTCTTCCAATGGAAAAGGGTTCATAGATGACACTAAAATTGGATTTTGTAAGATCAAGAGAGTTTAGATAGTAAGGAAGGGTTTAGGTGTTTCAGGCAAGGACTTCATTTAGCTTATGTGTATGTGCAACTCTAattctaaaacagaaataatacagaaCACCTAACCTTCCCTCAACTCTACTTCCTTACTAGGCTCTCACCTTTGCTTTTGTCCCTTCTCTGCTAGAAACCTTCAAAGAATAGCCAATATTAGTT
The sequence above is drawn from the Nomascus leucogenys isolate Asia chromosome 22a, Asia_NLE_v1, whole genome shotgun sequence genome and encodes:
- the PLA2G7 gene encoding platelet-activating factor acetylhydrolase isoform X1 — protein: MVPPKLHVLFCLCGCLAVVHPFDWQYINPVAHMKSSAWVNKIQVLMAAASFGQTKIPWGNGPYSVGCTDLMFDHTNKGTFLRLYYPSQDDDRLDTLWIPNKEYFWGLSKFLGTHWLMGNILRLLFGSMTTPANWNSPLRPGEKYPLVVFSHGLGAFRTLYSAIGIDLASHGFIVAAVEHRDRSASATYYFKDQSAAEIGDKSWLYLRTLKQEEETHIRNEQVRQRAKECSQALSLILDIDHGKPVKNALDLKFDMEQLKDSIDREKIAVIGHSFGGATVIQTLSEDQRFRCGIALDAWMFPLGDEVYSRIPQPLFFINSEYFQYPANIIKMKKCYSPDKERKMITIRGSVHQNFADFTFATGKIIGHMLKLKGDIDSDVAIDLSNKASLAFLQKHLGLHKDFDQWDCLIEGDDENLIPGTNINTTNQHIMLQNSSGIEKYN
- the PLA2G7 gene encoding platelet-activating factor acetylhydrolase isoform X2; this translates as MAAASFGQTKIPWGNGPYSVGCTDLMFDHTNKGTFLRLYYPSQDDDRLDTLWIPNKEYFWGLSKFLGTHWLMGNILRLLFGSMTTPANWNSPLRPGEKYPLVVFSHGLGAFRTLYSAIGIDLASHGFIVAAVEHRDRSASATYYFKDQSAAEIGDKSWLYLRTLKQEEETHIRNEQVRQRAKECSQALSLILDIDHGKPVKNALDLKFDMEQLKDSIDREKIAVIGHSFGGATVIQTLSEDQRFRCGIALDAWMFPLGDEVYSRIPQPLFFINSEYFQYPANIIKMKKCYSPDKERKMITIRGSVHQNFADFTFATGKIIGHMLKLKGDIDSDVAIDLSNKASLAFLQKHLGLHKDFDQWDCLIEGDDENLIPGTNINTTNQHIMLQNSSGIEKYN